A genomic region of Populus nigra chromosome 11, ddPopNigr1.1, whole genome shotgun sequence contains the following coding sequences:
- the LOC133668251 gene encoding pentatricopeptide repeat-containing protein At1g71460, chloroplastic has translation MEAMQSPALSLHLHCFPQNPLNINITHRQFSKIKSSTQTQPVQTQNPNKKHQQFDERDAFPASLPLHKKNPQAIYKDIQRFARKNQLKDALIIMDYMDQQGIPVNPTTFSALIAACIRSKSLTKAKEIHTHLRINGLQNNEFLRTKLVRMYTSCGSIEDAKSVFDECTSTATVYPWNALIRGTVISGKKRYGDVLSAYQEMRVNGVELNEYTFSNVIKSFAGASALKQGFKTHAIMIKNGMISSAVLRTCLIDMYFKCGKTRLAHNVFEELLERDIVAWGAMIAGFAHNRRQWEALDYVRWMVSEGMYPNSVIITTILPVIGEVWARRLGQEVHCYVLKMKGYSRELSIQSGLIDMYCKCGDMGSGRRVFYGSRERNVVSWTALMSGYVSNGRLEQALRSVVWMQQEGYRPDVVTVATVIPVCAKLKTLKHGKEIHAFSVKKLFLPNVSLTTSLIKMYSKCGVLDYSVKLFDGMEARNVIAWTAMIDSYVENGCIDEAFNAFRFMQWSKHRPDSVTMARMLSICSKIKTLKFGKEIHGHILKKDFESIPFVSSELVKMYGSCGLVHSAESVFNAVPVKGSMTWTAIIEAYGYNSLWQDAIKLFDEMRSRKFTPNDFTFKVVLSICDEAGFADDACRIFELMSKRYKVKISGEHYAIIIGLLNRSGLTRAAQRFIDMSNLLS, from the coding sequence ATGGAAGCCATGCAATCCCCTGCGCTTTCTCTTCACCTCCATTGTTTCCCTCAAAATCCTCTCAACATCAACATTACCCACAGACAATTCTCCAAAATCAAATCTTCTACACAAACCCAACCAGTCCAAACCCAAAATCCCAACAAAAAGCATCAACAATTCGATGAAAGAGATGCATTTCCAGCTTCGTTACCACTCCACAAGAAAAACCCACAAGCAATTTACAAAGATATTCAAAGATTTGCCAGGAAAAATCAGCTCAAAGATGCACTCATCATTATGGACTACATGGACCAACAAGGCATCCCAGTTAACCCCACTACTTTTTCTGCCCTTATAGCTGCTTGTATTCGATCGAAATCTTTAACCAAAGCCAAAGAAATACACACGCATTTACGCATAAATGGGCTTCAAAACAATGAGTTCTTGCGTACAAAACTTGTCCGCATGTACACTTCCTGTGGTTCTATTGAGGATGCCAAAAGCGTGTTTGATGAGTGCACTTCTACTGCTACTGTGTATCCATGGAATGCCTTGATTAGAGGGACTGTGATATCAGGTAAAAAAAGATACGGGGACGTGCTTAGTGCTTATCAAGAAATGAGAGTAAATGGTGTTGAATTGAATGAGTATACTTTCTCCAATGTCATTAAGAGTTTTGCAGGCGCTTCGGCGCTGAAACAAGGGTTTAAGACTCATGCCATTATGATAAAGAATGGGATGATTAGTAGTGCAGTTCTTAGGACTTGTTTGATTGATATGTATTTTAAGTGCGGCAAGACTAGGCTTGCGCATAACGTGTTTGAAGAATTGCTTGAAAGAGATATTGTTGCGTGGGGTGCGATGATTGCTGGGTTTGCACATAATAGGCGTCAATGGGAAGCTTTGGATTATGTTAGGTGGATGGTAAGTGAAGGGATGTATCCTAATTCTGTTATTATAACTACTATTCTTCCGGTGATAGGAGAAGTATGGGCGAGGAGATTAGGCCAGGAGGTTCATTGTTATGTTTTGAAGATGAAGGGTTATTCAAGGGAGTTATCGATTCAATCTGGGTTAATTGATATGTATTGCAAATGTGGGGACATGGGTTCAGGGAGGCGTGTGTTTTATGGATCGAGGGAAAGGAATGTTGTTTCTTGGACTGCTTTGATGTCTGGTTATGTGTCTAATGGGAGGCTTGAGCAGGCGTTGAGATCAGTTGTTTGGATGCAGCAAGAAGGGTATAGGCCTGATGTGGTCACGGTTGCAACTGTAATTCCAGTTTGTGCTAAGTTGAAGACTCTGAAACATGGGAAGGAAATTCATGCTTTTTCTGTCAAGAAATTGTTCTTGCCAAATGTATCTCTCACCACTTCTCTAATAAAAATGTACTCAAAGTGTGGTGTTTTGGATTATAGCGTCAAGTTGTTTGATGGTATGGAGGCTAGGAATGTGATCGCATGGACAGCCATGATTGACTCATATGTAGAAAACGGGTGCATAGATGAAGCATTCAATGCGTTTAGGTTCATGCAGTGGTCGAAGCATAGGCCAGACTCTGTTACAATGGCAAGGATGTTGAGTATTTGcagtaaaattaaaactttgaagTTTGGAAAAGAGATTCATGGACATATCTTGAAGAAAGATTTTGAGTCCATTCCTTTTGTTTCATCTGAGCTTGTCAAGATGTATGGGAGTTGTGGACTGGTTCATAGTGCTGAATCAGTGTTCAACGCAGTTCCTGTCAAGGGTTCAATGACATGGACGGCCATCATAGAGGCTTATGGATATAATAGCCTGTGGCAAGATGCAATCAAACTTTTTGATGAGATGAGATCCAGGAAGTTTACTCCTAATGATTTCACTTTCAAAGTGGTTCTATCAATCTGTGATGAAGCCGGATTCGCAGATGATGCTTGCAGAATCTTTGAACTAATGTCTAAGAGATATAAAGTTAAGATATCTGGAGAACATTACGCTATCATCATTGGACTTCTCAACCGTTCTGGTCTGACTAGGGCAGCTCAAAGGTTTATTGATATGAGTAATTTATTATCGTGA